GACGGCGTGCCTATTACGGCAACCTTGGAAATCCCACTTCCGAAAGTTCCCTTCATTCCTGTTGAAATGGAAAGTACAACTTGTCACTCTTCAGTTTCAGTTTTGTACTGTCAGGCAGAAGATGGAAACGGAAGTCCGTCGCCCGGTTACCCTGCTAAAGTCAGGTGTTGCAACGTCCCGTGCTGCCCATGCAACCGGGCTGTCGCTGATCCGCTACAGTCCGATGGAGCACGCGATCCGACTCAGTAAGGTGCGAGGAGAGTTTAACGGACCGTTCGCCCAACCGGAATCCGACGCACCCGTCTGTTCGAGCCTCCTCGCACCCCATCATGAAACCTGTACAACGCCGCGCTTTGGGAGACCGGGACCCGGCGACATCAGATGCCTATGGAAGCGCCCAACAGTTCACTGATATCCAGAACCTCGATCTCGTCTTCTTTCCCCGTGTTCTTCCGACTATCTTCGAGCATGTTTATGCAATAGGGACAGGCCGTGGCCAGTATCTGAGCGCCGGACTCCAGGGCCTCATGGATGCGCAGGTCCGAAAAACGCTGTTCCGGCGCGGTCTCCATCCATAGACGACCTCCACCGGCGCCACAGCAAAGACTGTTGCGTCTGTTACGTTTCAATTCAACGAGTTCCGCGCCGGGAATGGCCTCAATGATGCTTCGGGGTGCATCGTAGATGTCGCTGTGACGACCCAGATAACAGGGATCGTGAAAGGCAATTTTTTTCTCGATGGCCTTTTCCGGTTTGATGGCTCCCGATTCGATGAGACTCGCAAGGATTTGAGAATGGTGGCTGGTTTCGAATTCGGCTCCCATTTGTGGATATTCCTTGGTATAGGTGTAGAGACAGTGGGGAGAGTTGACAATCAGTTTCTTTACACCCTTACCCTCCAGGAGTTGCGAGTTCTTCTCGACCAATTTCGCGAACAGAATCTCATCCCCGATCTTCCGCACAGATTCCCCGCAACAGCTTTCTTCATTGCCGAGTATGCCGTAGCTGACGCCGGCTTTGGTAAGAATTCCGGCCAACGCCTTCGCGATTTTCTGGGACCGTACATCGTAGGCGGATGTGCAGCAGATAGACAGAAAATACTCGGTCCCTTCCTGGAAAGACGGTATATCAAGACCCTGGGTCCACCGTATGCGTTTCTCGCGTTCCTCGGACCAGGGATTCCCCTTGCCGTGCACACTGCCGAGCACGGTCTTGAGTACCCCTGGTATTGCTCCGGCTTCAGCGATCATGCTTCGCATGGCGCGCATGACGTCAATGATTTTCACGCCTCTCGGACATCGTTGAGGGCAAAGGCCGCAAGTGGTACAGCCGTAAAGAATATCATCGGATTCGTAGCCTTCGAGACCGAGTTGTCCCATACGAATCATCTGTCTGACAAAAAATTCACCGTCAACCAGCCGCCAGGGACAAGAACCGGAACACAGGCCACACTGCATGCA
This is a stretch of genomic DNA from Deltaproteobacteria bacterium. It encodes these proteins:
- a CDS encoding (Fe-S)-binding protein, giving the protein MSQVPFYEVNEAIVAMGGEDLNLCMQCGLCSGSCPWRLVDGEFFVRQMIRMGQLGLEGYESDDILYGCTTCGLCPQRCPRGVKIIDVMRAMRSMIAEAGAIPGVLKTVLGSVHGKGNPWSEEREKRIRWTQGLDIPSFQEGTEYFLSICCTSAYDVRSQKIAKALAGILTKAGVSYGILGNEESCCGESVRKIGDEILFAKLVEKNSQLLEGKGVKKLIVNSPHCLYTYTKEYPQMGAEFETSHHSQILASLIESGAIKPEKAIEKKIAFHDPCYLGRHSDIYDAPRSIIEAIPGAELVELKRNRRNSLCCGAGGGRLWMETAPEQRFSDLRIHEALESGAQILATACPYCINMLEDSRKNTGKEDEIEVLDISELLGASIGI